The DNA region CCCAAGTCGCGCTCCAAATTCAAATGGTGAGAATCGATGGACTCTATAGATGCTACCCTACAATGAGGTAACATCTTACctacatataataatttatacaagGGATGatccaattatatatatatatatatatatatatttcttaggAGTTTTGGTCAACaactttaattttcattaGGATTTTTGCTACAATATCGATAACTGTATCACATGGAGAAAATATAGTGTGAACAGttacattttattattttgtccaaaataattatttttatagaattattgtattttaatttattaagaatccaaaaatttcttattttaatatttaattgccTCACAAATAATTTTCTGATAATAATGAGATGCTACATAAATAACTTGAATATTGatgtttgatattttaaattgatgattattttatcttattgGATATTgtatagttttggaaaatttgattttgcacTAGACATCACATCCAAGAAATCGAGATTTGATACGTATGaagttaaatatatatacaattatgaATATACACTATCCATTAAATAGTGAATACAATCAGATATTATTTCaagttataaaattttatgaataggtcttattttcctaatttaatttcttaaattctatttcttctttttttccaattgAAATATATACTTTCCAATTGTTTTATGTGATTCAAACCCAAACCATACAAGGTCATAGATGGGCAATCAGTTTATAATAAACTTATTTATTATCGCTTtaacagaagaaaaataatattctcCAAAACAAACTAAATTATGACAGTATAATATGATTACtatcaatataatattataacatAGTCATttcaatttagaaaattagaaacaTTTCTCGTTCAACGGGTGAGTTtttatctaattttattaaaatttgaacatataaatatattttaaaaaattcgtGCATCGTACGGGTAATAGGCTAGTACAGTGTATCCTCCAAATTAGTTGGTTTTCTCTAGAAAGTGGTACTTTTATAAATTCCCTGACAACTAATGTTAGataaatgagaaattttttatcataaCATCTTAATCGATCTTTATCATCAGAATTGCGCATATTTCACCAGTGTAAcagaataataatatatttctttctttatccTCCAACTGgacaaataatatatcatcaactagcaataatatataatcaGAATCGCGCATATTTCACTAGTGTAACAGAACAATAATATACTACTTTCTTTCTCCCTCCAACTGACCAGGAGTTTTTTAACTGATGGGGCAAACCTCAGCCTCACAACTGTCGGACAGTAGTAATCATAAGACGAATTGGAAAACAAACATCAACCTCAATCCCTCCAAATTGTTTTGCTTTTCCCTCCCATCTAACCAAAAACAAactcccccctctctctctctctaatagCCTTCCACCATTTTAGGAAActcccactctctctctctctacccaAAATAGATAGAGTGTGTCTCCTGCAATTCCTCTCTTCCACAATGCCATCCAATGGCACCAACTACTTCATTTAATCCCATACATAGTTAGCCTCCTCTCACCTCTTCCAGCCTCCCCAATCCTAATAATCAGATTGTCTCCCTCCATTAccaatataattataaatctcCCATTCTTCTCTCTCCTTCCTTTTCTCTCTCGAAGAGacaaaaacaaagaagaagaagccataatattcaaaaattatgGCTCccgtcttcctcttcttcctcctcctcccttaCCTCTCCTCCTGCGCCTCTGCCCATGGTGCGCATGCCTCGAAGGGGCCTAAATTGACTCTTGACTACTATGCCAGGTCGTGCCCCCGCTTCCATGACATCATTCGGAATGTGATCGTGGACAAGCAGCTCACCTCCTCCACCACCGCCGCCGCCACCCTCCGCCTCTTCTTCCACGACTGCATGGTCGATGGGTGTGACGCGTCCGTCCTCATCACTTCCAATGCGTTCAACCAGGCCGAGCGCGATTCCGACCTCAACCTCTCCCTCCCCGGGGACGGATTCGACGTCGTCATCAGGGCAAAGACCGCTTTGGAGCTCGAGTGCCCTGGGATTGTGTCGTGCTCCGACATCCTGGCTGTCGCCACGAGGGATCTTGTATCAATGGTGGGCGGGCCATTCTACAATGTTTCACTGGGCCGGAAGGATGGGCTGACATCCAAGGCTGCCACCGTGAGATCCCACCTGGCCGAGCCAACCTTCCCATTGGACAAGATCATATCGATGTTCAACTCGAAGGGGTTCAACATCGAGGAAATGGTTGCCCTCTCCGGGGCCCACACCATCGGGTTCTCTCACTGCAAGGAGTTCAGTGGCCGCCTCTTCAACTACAGCAAAAGCAACCCGACCGACCCGACGATCCACCCTAAGTACGCCGAGGGACTCAAGAAGCTGTGCGCCAACTACACCAAGGACCCCACTATGTCCGCCTTCAACGACGTCATGACCCCGAACAAGTTCGACAACATGTACTACCTGAACCTCCAGAGGGGGCTAGGGCTCCTTGCCTCGGACCAGGCCATGGCTTCGGACAAGAGGACGAGGCCGATTGTGGACCACTTTGCCGCCAATCAGACGGCCTTCTTCGATGTATTCGCAAAGGCGATGGAGAAAGCCAGTGAGTTCCAGGTCAAGACTGGGAATGAAGGTGAGGTCCGCCGTCGGTGCGACGCCTTCAACAGCATCAAGACATGAAGGCCAGGAATTTCGAGAGAGCCGAAACCAAAGAGTACCAAGAAGAGggaagcaagcaagcaagtAAAGAAAAAGGTGTAGAGAAAGTATACGTATGTATCTTTCTCGCACAggagaaaaagcaaaaatgaATCGAGCGCCACGCaaaatagaaaacaaaatGGTGTATTCTTATGAGAAATAATGGGTGATTaaatttgttttatatttgtttCCAATTTTTCCCCCGAAGATTTGTTAGATAATTAATTCCATTGCCCCATAATCAATTgtatctcttttctttttttcttttttcttttttccctttttcgtTTGGGGTTCAAAcatttcaatattttcatttaGCTGTGAAGATACGAATATTAGTTTACGCATTTTCAAGTATGTATAATTGCTATGCTAACGGCCCTTCTTTTGAGTTGGTTTCATATTTGATTGATCGCTCACTCattttaaaacaaaacaacTGTTTATCGAAACGTATCTGCTGCTAGCAGAGAGGAATTGGTTTGAGCTGTTCGGAGAAAGAACACTTTTTTTTGGTCGAGCAAATGATCGTATTATTCGTAGCCTCTATAAACGCCCGTATAGAATCCGGCTGATAACTCATTAGGCACGAAAGCACATGATGCATTCATCTAAAAATCTAGAGACGACTTGAAGCTCCTGAAATTATGATTCTCACCAGAAGAGAATAAGGAAGCAGCACCATGAATGAATAACTGCAAATTTCATTGTAAATCTGCTGATAATAAATATCAAGACGAACAAATTAACAGAATGAACGTAGAGaggaaacaaaaagaaaaaagaagactTCCTTTTTACAATAACAATGAGTGGTTGTCACTTCTTAAATATACTAAAGCTAATGAAACATCCTTCTGATAGCCGGACGACTTCACCGGCAGAAGCATCTTATCTTCTCCCACCCCGACTTCGATTATCCACAGGTGCCAAGTTCAGTTGAACAAAAACTTCAACAACAGGGTGATCCGAATATAGCTAGCCAGCTCATTCCCAAATTCTCTCGAAACATTCGAGTGGTAACTCTTACTTTACTGGCACGGCTTCCTCTTATCGACCTTCAAATGGAGGTTGTACCATTTCTTCTTCCTAGGCCTGTCCCTTGTCGaatttctcctctctctcgtCTGAGCATCTTCCTTGGATTCCTTGGGGGAAGTCTTGCTCTTGTTTTTACTGATGCTCCTCTTCAATGGCGGACAGGAAGTGTACGAGGCATGAATCTCGTTCCTCTGCTTTAGTAGCTCATCAatctgccaaaaaaaaaacatcaaaCAGAACTTAAGCAATCGTTGAAGAGATAACCATTGAAATAGGGACAGTGAGTTCAGACGGTTTCTCTTGGTGAAAACTGACCGCTTGCATTTCTTGTGCATATCTACTTGTCATGTCTGTGAACTGTGCTAGCACCTGAAGAAGTGAACCAAAGATGTCAGAGATAGCAAATAACCAGAGAAAAGCATCGATTATGTGACATATTGAGTCACACCTCTCTATATTCACTCTCGAACTTTGACAACTCTGCCCTTTTTGTAAGAATCTGAGCCTCCACAGCTCTGAGATGATCCTTTTCTTCAGTAAAAGGTGCAGCACAGAGGGCTTCAATTGTGTAGCTTGCACTTTTAAAGAAATTATCACCTAAAAGTTTGACAACAAAACGGGCCTCCCATCAAATGCATAATCAATAGAGATAGTATGCCCCAGTCATAATTTAGTGTCAGACCATAGACAGCAAACACATGCATCCCAGGCTTCAATTCGGTTATTTCGCATTGCTGGAACCCATCCAATTTCTTGAAGAAGGCAGCATCAGGATCCTTTGCAGCAGACAACTGCGTACATTTAAGACAGAGATTGTTAGCAACGAGGAATATCCAACTACTAAATGATATATTGAGGAAGGTATATAATCAGTCACCAGCTCACCGAGTTGGCTGTTTGATCTAACCGATAAACAGGAAATCCAAGAAAGAACATTCCTGCTGATGTAACCTTGCCGGTTTTTGTGCTGTCCTCCTACACAGAGACAAACTGTTGCGGATTaccaaataaataagaaacaGCAGACAACTGCTCCTAAGTTATCGTGGATAGCAAGACAAGAAATCCATGTCTAACAatttagaaaagtaaactgtCCATGAGGAAATGGCAACTTTAAAGTTCTCTAGCATGCTGTCAATACCAAGGGCAATCCAGATAAAGGTAATAACGACATAATGCTAAATGATTGTACCTGCAATGCAAGGTTTAATCCACCATTGTCTTCCTGATCAAAATACAATAACTGCAGAAAGCTAACTAGTAAGTAATGCAGTACATGATAATCCTCTTTTAAAGAGCAGAAAACTGAATTTGTATCTGGAATTATATAgcgaaaaaaaattggaactTAAAAGTAAACAATGATAATGTacatgcacaaaaaaaaaagaccaccatcagcaattttttattttattttattattatgttttttATGTGTGAAACTACTCATAAAAGTGACAGCATGTGCCTTTTGTTTGATAAAACCAACAATTCAGATCCTCACTCAGATGCTCGAGCTACTCTTGCAATCACAAACAAACTTGTACAAATTCTAAAAGGTCAACTCATAAAGCATTACAACTTTGTTCGTATTTTTATTCTGAATCCAAGCCCAAGATCATAACGTCAGAAAAGCATATGCAACATAAAGAAGCACATAACACCTAACCCACTTACCTTGACATCAAAGTTCTACCTAACATCAAACCTAAATGAGACACCTCCTTGCATCTGTCTAAAGATTTTGTCCTTAAGCATCTGGTATTATCTCTACTACTCATAACAGGACTCTGAAACCTGGAGCTAAAAGTCCTCTAAACTAAAAAGTAACAGAGCTTATGGCTTGTTGAGATGACAGacgaaaattttaattataaattcttttacTAGAACTCTCCTCATAGAAGCAACGGAGAAGAGATTAACAAGTGGAGTATAAGATGACTATCATTCCTTGAGCACAATAAGCgcttgaagaagaatagaGTTTGATTTAAGTGAACCTTGAATTTGCTTTTCTCGGCAGAGTGCACTCGGCACACAAAGCCAGCCCGTGCTTCCTCCTCTGTTATTGTGACAGAATAGAAGTGAGCACATTGCTTTTCAACCTGTTTGAAAGGGGAAAAAGGATTTAATAGCACAACATAATCAACAAAgtcaaacaaaaatataagCGACTACCTTTTTGGAGACGGGTTGTCCAATTGGAAGTGGGCGAACCGTGACTACCCCATTGAGTGCCTCCTCTAGGACTGTTGCAGATACAGTGGTCTTAATAGGTACTCCAAGTTTACTGGAATTTGGGAAGTACAAGGAAAAATGACGAACATGTATTAGAAGGCATATGGCTCAATAGGAGCATCTCTCACACTAATTCTCAAAGGAATGAAAGCGGGCATCAAACTTAGTCAGGTTTTACCTAAAAAGTGCTGCAAACATCGTATTTACTGCACCCAGACTTGAAAGATCTAACTCTAGTTCCTGGCTTTCGGCTTCAACGGCCTAGGCACCAAATGACAACATCCCAAGCAAAATATCACTAAAAAATAAGGAAGAACAGAATGGAGAGTACCAATTGACTGGGTGCTGAACCAAGGGAAGAATAGGGGCTAATTCATCGTGCTACTACCAGCTAGTTGATCTCACCTCAAAACCAGCGGTGTCATATTGGCGTCGCTTGTCTGGATCAGACAAGATGTTATAGGAAAAAGTGACTTCCTTGAACATGTCCGCAGCTTTGGGATCATTTGCATTCTTGTCAGGATGGTACCTGAAGAATTACAAATTTTCAGCATTTACATCTGTAGGGTGTGTTTGTGAGGAGGGAGAAggggagagaggaagagaaatgAAGGGTTTTGTATGGAAATTTCCATATAAATCCCTCCATATCCCTCCAAATCCCTTCCTCCCAAACATAGCCTACGTCACTGCCACGGAAAACATGTATGATACAAGCAAATATAACAACGAAACAGacaacaaaaatcaccaaagCCAGTCTATTGAGCTTCAGTATCCCAGAGAACTCAGCAAGATCGGCTATCTTAGTCTTCTTTCAACATCACTAAGCAGTACGCACTGTGGGGATTGTTCCACTCATAAGTTACTATCTTAACAACTAATCAAACGAAAAAATTCAAACGGGCAAATCAGTCCATTTCACCGAATGTAAAATtcaaattgcataaaaattggCTTTAGCATCTAAACGGAAGCGGAAATTTTTGgcatttaaaatattttaccgATGATAATGACGAAACTGGTCAATCAATAACGAGAAGCTGGGATTGCGTGAATTCGATACTCGCCAAATCAGTAGCACAACAATTCAAACAGCAAAAGGCACTAAAAAATCAATCACTCCCGACGTTGAAAGACTGAGAAACAGGAGCAGATTGAGAATGGCCTACTTGAGAGCCATCTTCCTGTAAGCACTCTTGATTTCCTGATCGGTGGAGTTCCTGGAGACGCCAAGGACCTCGTAAGGATCCCGCCGGAGCTGCTGCGCGGCATCCTGCTTCTCCGATTTCGATCTGCGAGCTGGCATTGTGGCAGATTAACCCCTAGTCACCTCACCTCCGATAAACCCTAACCTCGGGGGATCCAGAATTCACATGACTGACCGACCGACCGACCGCCCTCCCGCTGATTGTACACACTAAAATCCCACTCGCGACCAGCTCGAGGTGAAGGGTAAATCTCTGGCAGAGGGGGACCGGGAAACCctaggagaggagagagagggagagcaTGGGACCTCTCTCCAAGTTGGAGCCTTGCGGAACACCGAGACCAAGGccgggagagagagagagagagagaagaagaagacagaaAGCGAGCGAGATATTGGAGGggaaactttcttttttttttttggatttccaaaaataaaaaattggttttttgaattttctttttttttttaatgttttctaattgttctttcttcttcttgataTTCTTACGGTTCGGTAAGATGCGAGCTGTTACTGTTTACTATGGCCTTCATGAAGTCAGGTGGCCAAATCGCAAGTTCGAATTGGCTGTCCAGGAGTTCTTGAGAACTGTGCTCGACTCGAATGAGTAGTGATAAGCTAGATTTTTTCATGTGTAAATCCCGGTATTCAAAAGTCTAATTGGACTCCTACTAATTTAATCAAGTCGGATCGGCCAACTAAAGAATAAAACGCTCTCCTACcatgaattttttacatttataatgAGTCAAATTCGAAACCTtatttaagcggaacaaaTGCCAAACTGCTTGAATGAACTCAGTAGCGGTAAGCTAGATTTGTCTCTACCAACACACCGTAAACGGTCGCTCCTTATTACGATTGTAGTATAAGATTCCATACTTATTAATAAAAACTTTTTCTTCCTAAAAAGCAAGAGAAATACTATGTTACTATGTcctgttttattttttggggaaACATTCTGAACTGAACATCTATGTCGAGAATAtcctaaaaataaatgataatattaatattatgtcTCTTTTAGCTTAATAATTTACGCGGTGTAAGTAATTACTAGCTTTCATCTGACACGGAACACATGTCATTAGTAGGATCCAACCATGGAAGTACATGATATAATTGAGAATTATGTACAATTAGAGGACGATCAGCGGCTACCATATATTGCAATTGGGAGAATTTTATTTGACTTAGTTCGAATATGAATTAATTGTGACCTAATCggattttcatatattaagtagtgcacatcgaaaaatatttatttaatatgcaTGATTATAACTTTTAACGAATACAATTCAATTTAGAAATAGAAGAGACTATTTTACGGTCTAAGGAAGGACATCACAATTGCATTAATGGACCACAAAATTTTTAACAAAGATAACGTTCTTTGGCTGGCTGGCTACTTAGCATCAAATAGGGCAAGAAATCAGAAAAGGAACTATAACATAATTAATGCTAATATATAAGTACGGGTGTGAAGAttaaatatgtttttttttgtgaaaagaGTATTGGTGCAGTGGTAGAAGGCATTGTTGGAAATTAAAAGATCACGGGTTCGGTTCTTATCAATAGGACTTATATATCCCTTTATTcagttttatttcatttcctTATACTAGACTTATATGCCTCCCTTATTACATAAAAAACATGTGTTTTTTCAGTGAAATTTTTTGGCGATCTTATCTCGTCATGCACggcacaaaaaaaatattaataagaaaaatgaccgtttacaatttttttaatttttttttcttttcagggCCATATCCAATAGGTAGCAATAtagcattattattatttacctttctttttgcttgaaaatattatttaccaGATTATATGATTCATTTAAAGAGAATGATGATTGACACATCATTAATCTTTTGGTGACATATATTTGTGTGACTTCTAAATAAGTGCCATTTCTTATATGCTTTCTCTTTTTGAATCTTTATTGATGATTCAATGTAAAAGGGACATAAATaatcacctttttttttcctctttaaaTTCACTTCTGTAAAAACCTAATCAGATGCATATGAAATTCAAATGTATACATCATAATCATTTCTATGAAAAGCATTTGGGACCTAgctataaattaaaatggaaGTGGAGTGTTCGATATCCCAATCAATTTGGGCTGTCCTGAAGGAGAAACTTGACCTGTGTGGCATTGATTGTGATTCATTAATTATTGCACATGTTATATGCTATTTGAATTTCGATTCCTTATCATTTTCATGCTTCTTTTGTGGGCAATGGACACAATCATTATCCCCTTCTATTACAAAATCTGACTCATTGAAAGAACTCATCACTTGCTTGATCGAAAGCTTAAAGCAtggattaattatttttgattAAGCTTGTTCGCATTATCTTATACATTAATTCTTGTAGCAGTCGCATAATCGAACTAACTATAACCCTACGCAAATATAACCTGAACGGAAAATGATGTTTATTGAGTCAATATTTTTGTGTTGATTAACTTCCAAAATAAGAGACCCAATGATAGAGTTTTTGGATATATGACAACGGAAATATCGAGCTCAAAATCCtactggaaaaaaatatatgtctaTATCGAGTTCAAAATCTCTTATGAGATTGAGAGACGAGACATAGTGACACTGTAATGGATCGTGTTGGTAAGAGAATTGTTGTTTGATAATTGAGACGAGAGCGTCCATATGTAGTCGTGACCCGCCACATGGACATCTCCAAAATTAAAGGTTGTTCTAGCTAGTAGCATTATATAATTGAGCCTCCATCACCTAACTTTGGTGACACCGACTCACAGCAGTTgtgacaaaaagaaaacccTTAACTTAATTGTTTGTTTCAAGAAAAACTTACCTATAAGAATGTCAACTTGTTCCGTCGCATCGAAAGCGGCATACGTCACAACAAAAACTCATTTTAGAAGTAATgatatttacttttaaaagCAATTTATttgcctttgaagacattaGAGACAAAAGAGTAAATTGTTCCGTTTACTTCAGTCATTTTAAATCTATAGAGGCAAATTAGTGACAATCAATTAAAGTCGCTAATTCGTACTTTTAGTGTTAATTAAATTTGCCTCCAAAGTAAATATAACAACAAATTTTGTtactaaatttattatttagcaCGATTGCAATTGCCTCAATAAAATTTTTCCAAATAAATAATGGTAATTGTATTTGACTATTATCtctttcatatctttatattaTGACTCGAACCTTACTCGAACCCTTAACCTCTAGCATAACATTTTTAGTCTTGCGCCTTTACCATTTCGCCACCAATGCATCTTTGAATTGAATTGCATTTAATTTGTATGTAATATTTTTGTCAAGACttaataaatatgtaaaatctttatctatataattatttgaaattaagaaaataattaatatgcatataatattaaatcaaatatcgtgcacatatatatatattgttaattaTCGGGTGATAAGTTGAAGATTGTTAAATTATTCGAAAAAATTGTgtaataaatcatatataaacACAATAGATGAAGCAAAATACACAAAAGAATGCTAATgtactattttatttaattcaaaatctgcataatgaaattcacatacataaataaataaaatatattttcaacttATGTTGAGAGTAATTTGAATATCCTTTAATTCATgttgaataaattatttattttaggcAAAAATAATCCATCAAACTTTTAACATTTTATCGACTTACTATGTAATAAGAAGATCAAACAGATTAAAAGCTCTACTACTTTGATTGTAACTCACACCTGCGTTGGAGTCCTAGGAAAGGCCGAAGCCGATCAGTAGGTTCCTTTGTCTCTTCAAGCGTAATCAACAAGGCAATCCAAGACATCTTATATCAACAAGGATAATGACCTTCTAACATTCTTCCCCCCGAGGGAAGCTACCGAGCAAGTTCAGAGTCCCAATCGATCCCTTAATTTGCAATAGATATTGTCACCGTACGTCTTCCATGGCCATGAACTTTCTGATTCAGGCCAGGGTATAGCTTAATACAGTAAAGCTGACAGCCCCGCCAACCAAAGAGGCAGGCATGATCGAGGTTGAGTGTGCCCGTTCTAGCTATAAaagtggatatatatatatat from Punica granatum isolate Tunisia-2019 chromosome 3, ASM765513v2, whole genome shotgun sequence includes:
- the LOC116199891 gene encoding peroxidase 31-like, with protein sequence MAPVFLFFLLLPYLSSCASAHGAHASKGPKLTLDYYARSCPRFHDIIRNVIVDKQLTSSTTAAATLRLFFHDCMVDGCDASVLITSNAFNQAERDSDLNLSLPGDGFDVVIRAKTALELECPGIVSCSDILAVATRDLVSMVGGPFYNVSLGRKDGLTSKAATVRSHLAEPTFPLDKIISMFNSKGFNIEEMVALSGAHTIGFSHCKEFSGRLFNYSKSNPTDPTIHPKYAEGLKKLCANYTKDPTMSAFNDVMTPNKFDNMYYLNLQRGLGLLASDQAMASDKRTRPIVDHFAANQTAFFDVFAKAMEKASEFQVKTGNEGEVRRRCDAFNSIKT
- the LOC116199868 gene encoding chaperone protein dnaJ 16-like gives rise to the protein MPARRSKSEKQDAAQQLRRDPYEVLGVSRNSTDQEIKSAYRKMALKYHPDKNANDPKAADMFKEVTFSYNILSDPDKRRQYDTAGFEAVEAESQELELDLSSLGAVNTMFAALFSKLGVPIKTTVSATVLEEALNGVVTVRPLPIGQPVSKKVEKQCAHFYSVTITEEEARAGFVCRVHSAEKSKFKLLYFDQEDNGGLNLALQEDSTKTGKVTSAGMFFLGFPVYRLDQTANSLSAAKDPDAAFFKKLDGFQQCEITELKPGMHVFAVYGDNFFKSASYTIEALCAAPFTEEKDHLRAVEAQILTKRAELSKFESEYREVLAQFTDMTSRYAQEMQAIDELLKQRNEIHASYTSCPPLKRSISKNKSKTSPKESKEDAQTRERRNSTRDRPRKKKWYNLHLKVDKRKPCQ